Below is a window of Terriglobales bacterium DNA.
CAGGTCGGGCAGCTTGCGCTCGAACTCCTCGCCGAAAACCCCGGCACGCGCGAGCACAGCGCGCAGGATGCCGAGGTCGGTATTGCCATGGACGGGCACGCCATCGATCGTGCCCTCGATGCCGAACAGGGCGCGCAGCGCGTTGCGGAAGGCGTGGTAGTGGACGCCGTCGCGCGAGTTCAGCAGGGTGCCGTCAATGTCGAACAGGTAGGCGTCTGCTTCCCACCAGCGGAACGGAGATGCGGCGGCGCGCGATGTTTCCATTCAATCCTGGGCGGCCTTACAGGCTCGCACCCTGGCGGCCGGGAATCATGATGCGCTCGACGGCGGTAGCGCGGCCGGTGTGCTGGTCGCACTCCACATACACGCCGCAGAAATGAACGTCGCCATGCGCCGCCTCCCAGCGAGCGGGCATGTTGGTGAGAAAACGGTGGATCACCAGTTCTTTCTGCACGCCAATCACGCTGTCATAAGGACCAGTCATGCCCACGTCCGTCTGATAAGCGGTGCCGTTGGGCAGAATGCGGGTATCGGCGGTGGGAATGTGGGTGTGGGTGCCGAGAACCGCGGTCACGCGGCCGTCAAGATACCAGCCCATGGCGACCTTTTCCGAGGTTGCTTCGGCGTGGATGTCGACGAGGATGACCTTGGCCTTGGTCTTTGCGATGAGCGCGTCAGCCAGGCGGAAGGGATCGTCATTTTGGGGCAGGAAAACCCGGCCCTGGAGATTGATGACGGCGTAGGGAATATCGCCCACGGTTCCTTCGTACATGCCGATGCCGGGCGTTCCCTGGGGATAGTTGGCGGGCCGAAGCACGCGGCGCGCCGGACTGTGAGGATTGCCGTTGGCCGAATGGAAGTAGTCGATGATCTCGCGCTTGTCCCAGACATGATTGCCGGTGGTGAGCACGGCGATGTTGAGATCGAAAAGCTCGTCGATGATGGGCGGCGTGAGGCCGAATCCGCCGGCGGCGTTTTCGGCGTTGGCGATGACCAGATCAACCGGCCGCTGCTTGACGAAGGCGGGCAGGTGCTCCTTGACGCTGACGCGTCCGGGCTTGCCGAAAATGTCGCCGATAAAGAG
It encodes the following:
- a CDS encoding TIGR00282 family metallophosphoesterase; translation: MRILFIGDIFGKPGRVSVKEHLPAFVKQRPVDLVIANAENAAGGFGLTPPIIDELFDLNIAVLTTGNHVWDKREIIDYFHSANGNPHSPARRVLRPANYPQGTPGIGMYEGTVGDIPYAVINLQGRVFLPQNDDPFRLADALIAKTKAKVILVDIHAEATSEKVAMGWYLDGRVTAVLGTHTHIPTADTRILPNGTAYQTDVGMTGPYDSVIGVQKELVIHRFLTNMPARWEAAHGDVHFCGVYVECDQHTGRATAVERIMIPGRQGASL